A genomic window from Clostridia bacterium includes:
- a CDS encoding MFS transporter has translation MENQTEKQKASLLLFGCCWLMYMIVCMTKTNYAASIAYIVNAGIFNKTGAGTIAASFYFMYAVSQLFGGKITDLMSPFTAMTIGVVASIFTNFILAFTTNFYLVFILWSFTGFIQFGVWPSAARIVSSVLVPEHRGKAGLYITFAIGVGGILSYFVVNPMLEAWGWMSVFFLNVALLCSGLFFWLFAKSRTEKILLVEQTVPLQQKKLPKSEHKFMPLFMASGMIFILFFGIAQAMLDNGVKTWVPTMLDESYHISATFASIQTALLYICNIFGVLLVVHLFRKIKNTVLVQTLYFAICLPACFMMLFIGKIPLWLAVGLLVLSTTMIYGMTNLSVRIAAVFSKFGYSATVSGLINAMVCFGIVIGNMGYGYIAENYGWTAVTAIWLIICALAVILGIPATVMWKKFVKSIH, from the coding sequence ATGGAAAATCAAACCGAAAAACAAAAGGCAAGTCTGCTTTTGTTTGGCTGCTGTTGGCTGATGTACATGATTGTCTGCATGACAAAAACCAATTATGCGGCATCTATTGCCTATATTGTAAATGCAGGGATTTTTAATAAAACAGGCGCCGGTACGATTGCGGCTTCGTTTTATTTTATGTATGCGGTAAGTCAGCTGTTCGGCGGAAAAATCACCGATCTTATGTCACCTTTTACTGCTATGACAATTGGTGTTGTGGCATCTATTTTTACCAATTTTATTTTGGCGTTTACCACTAATTTTTATCTTGTATTTATTCTTTGGAGCTTTACCGGATTTATTCAGTTCGGTGTCTGGCCCTCTGCTGCACGAATCGTATCCTCTGTTTTAGTACCCGAACACAGAGGGAAAGCCGGGCTTTACATTACCTTTGCCATAGGTGTCGGCGGTATTTTAAGCTACTTCGTTGTGAATCCGATGCTTGAGGCGTGGGGGTGGATGAGTGTATTCTTTTTGAATGTTGCACTTCTTTGTAGCGGCTTGTTTTTTTGGCTTTTCGCCAAATCCCGTACCGAAAAAATATTGCTTGTTGAACAGACCGTGCCTCTTCAACAAAAAAAACTTCCAAAATCCGAGCATAAATTTATGCCTCTGTTCATGGCAAGCGGTATGATTTTTATTCTGTTTTTCGGTATCGCGCAGGCTATGCTGGACAACGGCGTAAAAACATGGGTTCCGACCATGTTAGATGAAAGCTATCACATTTCCGCTACCTTTGCCAGCATTCAAACGGCACTTTTGTATATATGCAATATCTTTGGTGTGCTTTTGGTGGTGCATTTGTTCCGTAAAATCAAAAATACCGTTCTGGTGCAAACCCTTTATTTTGCAATCTGTTTGCCGGCTTGTTTTATGATGCTGTTTATCGGCAAAATTCCGCTTTGGCTTGCAGTTGGGCTTTTGGTTTTATCCACCACCATGATTTACGGTATGACCAATTTAAGTGTCCGTATCGCAGCGGTGTTCAGTAAATTCGGCTACAGTGCAACGGTGAGCGGTCTGATTAATGCTATGGTTTGCTTTGGTATTGTAATCGGCAACATGGGCTACGGTTACATAGCAGAAAATTACGGATGGACGGCAGTTACCGCTATTTGGCTTATCATTTGTGCCTTAGCTGTAATTTTAGGTATTCCTGCAACTGTTATGTGGAAAAAGTTCGTAAAAAGTATACATTGA
- a CDS encoding SGNH/GDSL hydrolase family protein: protein MKISEKINLDMQGLIEHGPITIVAFGDSVTHGAVGPGEINYETVYWNRLKQKINAVRSYVPVNVINAGIGGITANGSLERMDAQVLLHNPDLIIVCFGLNDVNGPLQTYLDALRTIFEKGLKSGAEVVFMTPNMLNTRVAEDTEACHLEYAAKTAEMQNSGKMDLYMESAVSLAEEMGVLVCDCYKKWKAMAESEDITMLLANRINHPTRAMHELFAEELFKLLFSNVEDKASDSTMYKE, encoded by the coding sequence ATGAAAATCAGCGAAAAAATCAATTTGGATATGCAAGGATTGATTGAACATGGTCCTATTACCATTGTAGCTTTTGGCGACAGTGTGACCCATGGTGCGGTAGGACCCGGAGAAATCAATTATGAAACAGTTTACTGGAATCGCTTAAAGCAAAAAATCAATGCGGTAAGAAGTTATGTACCCGTAAATGTTATCAACGCAGGCATCGGCGGTATTACTGCCAACGGTTCATTAGAACGCATGGATGCACAAGTGCTCTTGCATAATCCTGATTTGATTATTGTTTGCTTTGGTTTAAATGATGTAAACGGACCATTGCAAACATATCTTGATGCTTTGCGCACTATATTTGAAAAGGGGTTAAAAAGTGGGGCAGAGGTAGTGTTTATGACACCCAATATGTTAAACACCCGTGTGGCAGAGGATACTGAGGCGTGTCACTTAGAATATGCAGCGAAAACTGCTGAAATGCAAAACAGCGGAAAAATGGATTTATATATGGAATCTGCCGTATCGCTGGCAGAGGAAATGGGCGTTTTGGTTTGTGACTGCTATAAAAAGTGGAAAGCAATGGCTGAGTCTGAGGATATTACAATGCTTTTGGCGAATCGTATCAATCATCCGACCCGAGCAATGCACGAATTGTTTGCGGAGGAGTTGTTTAAGCTTTTGTTTTCTAATGTCGAGGACAAGGCAAGTGATAGCACCATGTATAAGGAGTGA